TTTAACCTGTAACCGAATGAGAGCGGGTTCTTCCCGCTCCGGCCGGAACTGTTGTAAATCTTCCCAACCGGGACCGTCCGGCGTTTCTTCCAATCGGAGCCGGACATTGATCTTTCCGGCGAATCGGGCCATCAGTTCCTGCCGGGGTTCATCGGCCACGATTCGTCCCTGATCGATGATGACCACACGGTTGCAGAGTTTCTCGGCTTCCTCCAGATAATGAGTGGTGAGAATGATGGTCGTTCCCGTCCGGTGCAGGCGCAGCAGAAAATCATGAAGCGACCGGCGGAGTTGGATATCCACACCGGCTGTCGGCTCATCCAGGATCAGCAATTGGGGCCGGTGAACCAGAGCTTTGGCAATCAATAACCGTCGTTTCATCCCGCCGGAGAGATCCCGGACCCGGGAGTTTCGCTTATCCTCCAAAGCCAACTCGGCCAGGAGCCGGTCGATCCAATCCCGGTTGTTCCTTAGGCCGAAGTACCCCGATTGCAGCTTCAACACTTCGGCAACGGTGAAAACGAAGTCAAAAGCTATCTCCTGCGGGACGACTCCAATCACCCGCTTGGTGGCCAGTTCATCCCGGTCAAGGTCGAATCCGCCAAGGCTTACCCGTCCTTTTGTCTTGCGGACGTTGCCGGCCAATATATTGATCAGGGTGCTTTTCCCCCGTTCTGGCCGAGCAATGCCATGAACTCTCCTGCCTCGATGTGAAGAGTGACATCTTTTAGTGCTTCTTTTCCAGCAGGATAGTATGTCTTGGATAAGTTCTCTATGGTAAGCATCTAGGCCCCCTGTTCTCTTTCGGCAAACCCCAGCAGATCCAGGACTTTTCCCTCCACCCGCCGGTTTTGGCCGCGGTAAGGGAAGTCATGAATATGGAGGGCCGGGTTGAAATTCAACTCGATGATGCTGTAATTTCTGGCATCCGGCTTCTCCCGGAGATCACGGATGATGATGTCGGCCCCGCAAATTTTGGCTCCCACCGCCCGGGCCGCTTCGATCGCTATCCGTTTATAACCCGCTCCCGTCTCATCGGTGAAATCGATGCTGTCCCCTCCGGTGCTGATGTTGGAGTTTTCTCTCAGATAAACGACTTCACCGTCGTCCGGGACGGTCTCCGGATCTTTCCCCTGGGAAGACAGGTACGTTTCCTCCACCGGGCCAAGCCGGATCTGTTCCAAGGGCGTGACATATCCCTTCCCCCGCAACGGGTCCTTATTTTTCTCCGTTACCAGTTCAGCAATATTACGAATTCCGTCCCCGGTGACATTGGCGGGTACCCGGTGAAGGACCGCGGCCACTTCGCCACCGATCACCAGAAACCGATACTCCTTGCCGGGGATGAACTCTTCGATCAGCACCGACTGGTCATAGCGCAAAGCGTCAGCCACCGCTTTTTGAAAATCACCCGGTCGATGTTCCTCCTTTAAAACCAGAACGCCTTTACCGAAGTTGGTCGACTTTGGTTTGACCACGATAGCCTTGCCTTGAAAACGGGGGTAATCGCTCAACGCCTCAGCTACTCCGGAAACAGTCACTCCCGCCGGAACATTCAGGCCCCTCTCCCGGAGCAAGGTTTTCGTTACTTCTTTGTTCTCCATGATCAGCGGAGCGATATAACTATCCGCCGCCGTCCGGGTCGCCTGTTTGACATACTCGGTTCGCCCGTCCCGGGACAGGCGGATGAAATTATCGCCCGGGTCCAGCACTTCCACCGCCACTCCCCGGTTTATGGCTTCCTTGATCAATACCTGAGTGGAAAGTTCCATATCACGGTATTCAGCCATTTTTGTTCAACCCCATTTCCTGATATTATCAAGGTTCCGGTGACGCCCCGCCAGATCCAACCCAAACTCGGCATGACTCTCCCCATATTCAGCCATCTCTTGCAAAATCCGCGCCGCAGGCAGCAACGACAGGTCCAATACTTTCCGGTATTCGGCTTCGACCACCCTCCGGTATTTCCCATCACCGCCTCTGTCCATCAAAGAGGCCACGATGGCTAATTTCTTGAACAGCTCACTGGCCCATACCCGCAGCGCCACAGGAAAAAAACCCGAACGGTGCAACATCAAACGCGGGCGACGGCCAAGCAAGGCTGCCAAGTGGTGGTTCTGGTTAGCGTTCTGCAGCTCCCCTCTGCCCATAGGTTTGCTTTCCTCAAATAGACAAAAAGCCAGAAACACCTGTAAAAAGTAGAGTTGATCGAGGCTAATGCCGGCCTTTTCATACGGGTTCAGATCCAGGGTCCGGACTTCAAGATACTGGACTCCTTGGTCCTCCAGAGCGTCCAGTTGGCTTCGGCCCTTTCCCGCCGCTCGCTTTAACCGGATGGCCGCGTAAAATTCACTCTCCTTCTGTAGAACGTTGGCGTTTAACTGTATGGGCTGGCCGTCTCTGACCAATCCCAAACGGGCATACTCCCGGTTGTGGATAGACAGCAGGCGGCGTATATCCCCCACATATTCAGCTAAACTGTTATAGGACACCGGATATTGCCGTTGTATCGCGTCAGAATACCCAAATCGGCTTACTCTGAGAGATGTAGCGTACCGTTGGTAATGGTCGACCAGATTCCGGCATTCCGGACAGCAATCCTCCACCAGTTTCAGCTCCTGACGGATTACCGGCTGGTAGCTTATGTCGATTACCGGCGACGCGCCGAATAGATAGATAGGCAACCAACGATAACGGAGAAAGTTCCGCGCCACCCCAAAGTAAAGATTGTCGCGGAATTCCCGCTCTGTTTCCCCTTGACCCAGCCAGGTCCTGAGCAATTCCAGCAGCTCTTCACTGAATGAATAGTTATAATGAACCCCGGAGATCATCTGCATTTTTTTGCCGTAGCGAAGGGCCAACCCTTGGCGGTAAACACTCCGTTCCCGACCCTCGGGAGAATCATCGAACCGGGCGATGGGAATCTGCTCCTCCTCAGGCAATCGAGGCGGCATGCTTAACGGCCAGAGCAGCTCGGTTTCGATCCCGGCCTCCGCTTCCCGGGTGATCGCAAGCAAGCTTTCATAGGTATCTTCGATGGTCGGCAAAGCCGGGGTGATCAGTTCCAGCTGACTTTCGGCAAAGTCCGTAGTAATTTGGGGGTTGGTCAGTTTATTCCCGAAGACCGCCGGGTGATCGGTAAGGGCCAGATCGCCGGAGGAGGTGATCCGTTGCCCTTCCCTCTCCAATCCCCAGTGCCCGGCGAGTAACATGTGGCTATTCACGCCCTCGGAAAAAAGATTGCGCATCGCGTCGAATTTTGCAGCCATCCATTCCACCGCCTCGAAAGAATCAAATTCCAGTAATACAACTGTTCGTAAACCATCGAACATTCTGCCCAAAAAAAATTTACTTTAGAAGCCATGTGATAAAGTTTCGAAACGAGATCAGCATGCAAAAAGGTTTAAAAATCGACTTTATCACTTGCTTCTCTGAGCTTTTGTGTTCACCCTGGCCTTCGGACAGGGTTTATCACAACGCTTTTAGAAAGTCCCGAATGGCCTGGACCGCGTCCTGGTTGATTTTACAGCAAAAACATTGGCCGCTCCGGGTCACTGTGATCAGGCCGGCGTTTTGGAGTTCTTTGAAGTGATGGGAAACGGTGGAACGGGACAGCGGCAGGGAGCAGCAGGCTTTGGTGAAACAGCGATCCACTCCATCGTAGCAGACATACTCCTCCCCTTCGGCTTCCGAGTTCCACTGATAGAGCATCTTGAAGAGATTCAGCCGCTGCTCGTTGGAGAGAGCTTTGAAGATTTTAGCAAGTTCAACGGTTTCCATAGTTTTATGGTAGTCGAACAATCGAATCCTGTCAAGTCGAAATTATCACGCCGAAAAATTCCTTCTAAAGTCCTCGGCCACGTTTTTACCAACAAGAGCCCCCGAACGAAATACGTCTTACCGTCCCTATTATCCTTCCCTATTTTGGGATAATAGTTCTTTTCCTGCTTTGAAAGCATCCCCAAGCTTCCCGCCTAAGTTCCAATACTCCCGAATCGTGGCGCAATAGACCAACGGGTTGACTTGGACAATATCAATCATCGGACGGTTATCAACGATCCGGACTTTGTCGGAATCGATCCGGGTGTTAACAACTTTCCCAAGAACCAATCGATAATCACCTAACTCGACTTCACCGGTTACCCTGCACTCCAAGTTAAACGGGCACTCTTTGATAATCGGTGTTTGGATCTGTCTTCCCGGAATGGCTGTGAAGCCAGTTGTTTCAAACTTTTTCGTTTTGCGGCCGGAAACCAGTCCACAGTAATCTGTTTCACGGTAATGTTCGGCGCGGGGGATGTTCAGGGTGAACTCCTTGGTCT
Above is a genomic segment from Hydrogenispora ethanolica containing:
- a CDS encoding ABC transporter ATP-binding protein is translated as MAGNVRKTKGRVSLGGFDLDRDELATKRVIGVVPQEIAFDFVFTVAEVLKLQSGYFGLRNNRDWIDRLLAELALEDKRNSRVRDLSGGMKRRLLIAKALVHRPQLLILDEPTAGVDIQLRRSLHDFLLRLHRTGTTIILTTHYLEEAEKLCNRVVIIDQGRIVADEPRQELMARFAGKINVRLRLEETPDGPGWEDLQQFRPEREEPALIRLQVKKEGLADLFQTLSRHRLSFTDLNIDQPKLEEVYLKLINHGKERPDETVTIV
- the gshAB gene encoding bifunctional glutamate--cysteine ligase GshA/glutathione synthetase GshB, with protein sequence MAEYRDMELSTQVLIKEAINRGVAVEVLDPGDNFIRLSRDGRTEYVKQATRTAADSYIAPLIMENKEVTKTLLRERGLNVPAGVTVSGVAEALSDYPRFQGKAIVVKPKSTNFGKGVLVLKEEHRPGDFQKAVADALRYDQSVLIEEFIPGKEYRFLVIGGEVAAVLHRVPANVTGDGIRNIAELVTEKNKDPLRGKGYVTPLEQIRLGPVEETYLSSQGKDPETVPDDGEVVYLRENSNISTGGDSIDFTDETGAGYKRIAIEAARAVGAKICGADIIIRDLREKPDARNYSIIELNFNPALHIHDFPYRGQNRRVEGKVLDLLGFAEREQGA
- the gshA gene encoding glutamate--cysteine ligase — its product is MAAKFDAMRNLFSEGVNSHMLLAGHWGLEREGQRITSSGDLALTDHPAVFGNKLTNPQITTDFAESQLELITPALPTIEDTYESLLAITREAEAGIETELLWPLSMPPRLPEEEQIPIARFDDSPEGRERSVYRQGLALRYGKKMQMISGVHYNYSFSEELLELLRTWLGQGETEREFRDNLYFGVARNFLRYRWLPIYLFGASPVIDISYQPVIRQELKLVEDCCPECRNLVDHYQRYATSLRVSRFGYSDAIQRQYPVSYNSLAEYVGDIRRLLSIHNREYARLGLVRDGQPIQLNANVLQKESEFYAAIRLKRAAGKGRSQLDALEDQGVQYLEVRTLDLNPYEKAGISLDQLYFLQVFLAFCLFEESKPMGRGELQNANQNHHLAALLGRRPRLMLHRSGFFPVALRVWASELFKKLAIVASLMDRGGDGKYRRVVEAEYRKVLDLSLLPAARILQEMAEYGESHAEFGLDLAGRHRNLDNIRKWG
- a CDS encoding ArsR/SmtB family transcription factor; amino-acid sequence: MFDYHKTMETVELAKIFKALSNEQRLNLFKMLYQWNSEAEGEEYVCYDGVDRCFTKACCSLPLSRSTVSHHFKELQNAGLITVTRSGQCFCCKINQDAVQAIRDFLKAL
- a CDS encoding flavin reductase family protein translates to MKTELGPTDIFFPVPAALIVSGTIEHPNIATIAWAGMVSSTPPTVGVSFDQRRYSLDLIRKTKEFTLNIPRAEHYRETDYCGLVSGRKTKKFETTGFTAIPGRQIQTPIIKECPFNLECRVTGEVELGDYRLVLGKVVNTRIDSDKVRIVDNRPMIDIVQVNPLVYCATIREYWNLGGKLGDAFKAGKELLSQNREG